The sequence tattgaacataggtttcatgaatgaaacttagacatttacatgcatcacatagcgtaatcgatccacgtaagtcgttcttgtcgttcttgacttaaaacttgaaacttttttcatagaaactcttaaatatattttataagccTTTGAAGATCATAatcatgaatttaggaccctaaaataacataaacaaaTCATGAATTTCGAGTGAAAGGCGCGGccgctcaacttctaggcgcgggcgcgcctgacctGCGCAAATGGTTCATCTTTCTCGCTCCGAAACTCTATTTTTAAGTTAGAATTTGAAAAggtggtaaacatgaaagttgtagctctGGATCTTGGCTTTCTAATGCCGAAAACCGAACCTCAATTGGAGTTTTCAGTAAAAGTTTATGCTCATTCTCCCCAAATGTGTCACTGCCGGGAAATCAAAACACTCTACACACTTTGGGgtgattttgaccaatcttccaaaattattttgacaaaactcaaaacatgaaagttgtagataaataagctagatTTCAAATAGAATTGGCCTCATATAATTTGAATTATTACCCTAATTGTTATCCTCAAAATCACAACAAGTATAGGTAATCCGGTGCCACCAAACACAATttcaacacttcaaacttcaaacataaacttcttttaaTCAAAATCCTAACTACATAAATCCTCAAATCtcattttcttgtaattgaacatggtttaactaacttcaaaacattaaaatcttaaaagaaCATGAACCTCTTGAATCAACTCAAGTACTTGACAAGAACAACCTACGCTTCACGATCtcgtaaaatcataacttcatgctcttgaaattcatgaaaatcatgcataaatatctCAACACACaacaattcatatcaaaatacataatagcttgaatgggtttcaaaatcttttaaatttgtACTTGCCTTGAAATGAAGACGAAGTTGATTCGGATTCTTGGCAACGAGCTAACCACACCAAAAACGAGATTTGGAACTTTGGCTTGTGACTTTCTTGAAGAACCGTGAAGGTTCAATAAAGAAACAAGAAGGAGAAGATGATAGAATGGAGAGAAGGGGAAAGAATTGTGTAGAGGATAGGGAAGAAGAGAGAGTCAAGGGAACAAGGGGACATGGGAAGTAATGGGGTGGGGAACCGGGTAGATAGATAGGATAATGatcattcaatacataatgtGTGTTCATCTCTAAAATGCAGTCAGTCACCCGTCCCAACTCGTCTGATAAAAATACCATCCCCCGACTCATGCATCAAaaacatatcaatattatacttaaaacgtTCGTAAAAATACGCTCTATCATCTCGTTCgtaggttagcctcgtcccaTGATTCCAAAATCAAACTCGACCTGAAACCATTAACTTAATCGAAagcgttaaacataaaataattatatcatgaaacCATAATCagtaaatcataacttaaacaatttatggcataaaaccataaaaattattttaaaatcatcgtaagtgagtttagtggatttggaccttacattatgtttgtttatattgatgatattcttatagcattaaaaaatatagacgaacacgttaaacacttagagattttctctaaaatttgtaaacaagaaggactggtgttatctgaaaagaacgcagtcatagcaacaaggaaaattgaattcctcggtattgagattgatgaaactgaaataattctacaaccccatattgtggaaaaggtaaagaattttccagataaactcaaagatgtaaaaaaactccagagttttcttggagtagttaattttgcagggatgttcattaacaatctagcaatgtacagaaaggtattcagtcctttgttaaaaaaggatgctaggtttatatggaccgatgaccatattaaaagggtaaaccaattaaaagagatatgtaagaatctcccaaaaatggctatacccgtagatgaagatgatctgatattatttacggatgccaacGACGATTGGTGGGCGGCAGTTCTTACCaaaatcactccagatggggaaataccatgtagatactgtagcggtctttttttagaatctgaggccattagatggcatatcaacgagaaggaattttatgcggttaaaagggcttttgaaaaatggccattatttttacttgctaaaaaattcacgctgaaggttgataacacccaggtaaaagctttcctaaagaataagattgaatctaaacctgagaaagctaggttattaagatggcaagcattatgtcaaaattatatttttgatgttgttattattaaatctcatgaaaatattcttgcagattttttaacaagagatggaaggcagtgacgtggattccatcctgaaaatgcagaggcatctcagggaacaccttggatTGCTTCAAAAGGAGTTCAActagttagccattaatgctaaaatggccggcaggttacaaacaagctgatcggatcaaagtatctaatcaaattacaggatgtatgcaagctcaaacacaactatgggctgctattcaagggccaattgtgaagggtatagagaaaccattggtttttcataaacaagatatactaaaaccattggttttacaagaataagaaatacaaccaccggttgtgaaacaagatgctgaggaatctaaaactcaagaaacaagcgctaatctatcatcagcctttgatgatctggatgaagcaacaattgatgaagataactcatcaagtcaaccctccgcctctggggtaaaagaggaatagatcaatcttaggcccaacactgacaagggcaaatctaagattgatactaatccatctattatttctccattccaggtttatcaacagaagtgggagaaattgaatacaaggaatgaaatcaacccgaacacttgcagggttgatgttgcaggaatatatccaagggtttggctaaaaaaacaatgtcaatcctaaagatgtaaaactctggtatgaatttggggctttggcatCAGTTTATACAACATCACCAAGCTTtctggagatatcacagttaccaaaatggattcaggaagcagtccaagaaacatgggcaaataatgatcatttgtccacaggagatgtgcttgagttatattttttcagtgcagctccagaaccaacagtaaaaggatcacacgaaccctttcattttatcaagctgaggagacctgatataaacagtcatatatttatcaaggatcctaaaactgaagaaatacccttggtgtccactttcggggaaaatgagatctcaaccagaagggcatggggtatttgggtctgtcttactgagatggacaaagtcaagtttccattcaaattttatcagaattctgtgaacggatcgttcctgttgaacacaatgacaggaaaaactacagcatttgcggaagaactcttcgaaaagaagagaaatcttttgtggaacaacaagctgccgggaagtaaagaaactcgccgaaaattttgtaacatggctcatattggacgatggtcagagaatatctgcccagaatgcccaaatcagaaggagccagaatttggaaaaacctttagaccccgaacggatcgaaaggatttttccgagacaaacaaaggtggacaaggaccaccaaagatgcgttttcacaggggtctacttcaaaagcaaaagatgccccgacaacaataaagcaggcatgtgaggagaataaagccaaaagaaagtggcaggcatgtgattcctccactagtaaaagatgccatcaataatgacataaaaaattcaagacagctgcctcctccactagtaaaagatgtcatcaataatggcataaagaaatacaagacagctgtaagattccctgaagtttctcggtgaaacgagtggaactacagctataaatacaggcatttgaggaagctgaagacatcgatcattcccttcagttttcttacaaataaattattgtaatatttctctttctattgtattaagttttctttatgtatttcaagaacaaggctactatgagtagctaaacaagttgtcttcttctcttcaaaggagttgatttatgtaataatattatgtctgaataatttttttaaagcctcttgttctttcatgctcatattttataattaaatttatatatcatacgccttaaggtagaaaacgaattaaggctgtgctgggtgtcgttgaaagagcttgtgcagaaaccatctgttgcgactgcgtggttggaatGTGAGGgacacttcgtaaaactcggcatgtatgacccgacgacattatggtcaaagaggtatttgaatttaatttatcttacggaagcatgttggaccctaatctagagtgtatcggctggaaaccttgcatAACCgatagtcttgcatggccggGACTGGTTTGATAGGTATAACAAAGTCACGTACAAATGATtagttttaattaattgttaattcaaaaatatttaaaaatgggAACTATTAAGGagtgaaaacaaaaaaaaaaaggtggaTAGGAAGTTAAATTAAAGAGAAGTTTGATAACGGGAACTTTTAAATAATTTGTCCATAGCTCTAATGATAAACTTCAATTTATTACATcacttaaatttaaataataatatttggaAGAAAGTTTGGTTTAATTAGAAAAGTAGGTACATTCCGTCTTTATCCCCTCTCTTTCTCTGCCTTTTCACTCATTCACACACAACAAATCCAAAAGCAAGAAATCAATGGAGTTCACTCCACAACAGCTCAAACAGTATGATGGAACCGATCCATCCAAGCCGATATACGTGGCGATCAGGGGCCGAATCTTCGATGTTACCTCCGGCAAATCCTTCTACGGCCCAGGCGGCGCGTACTGCGTGTTCTCCGGCAAGGATGCCAGCCGCGCACTCGCCAAGATGAGCAAGGAGGAGCACGACGTCGTTCCCTCGCTTGATGGACTGACCGATAAGGAGATCGGCGTCCTCAATGACTGGGAGAAGAAATTCGAGGCCAAGTACCCCGTCGTCGGTAGAGTTACCAGTGCTTAAAAACTGGGAACCTTCCTTTTTTATGGTTTTACTGTACAATAAAGTGATTTGTGGTATAATCTATTGATATATGGAACTAGAAGGAAGAACGATGCTTTTTAAATGTAATATTTATGATCTGATGTGTGTTTTGTATGAACATGATCTTGCTTATGGATGAATAAATTGGGAGTTTCGTCTAATTACTTTCATATCACTGGATAAATAATTGAGAATTTTATGTAGTTGTTCTGATGTTATAGCTAGTGATTGACGGATTACTTATTTTCATACTGTGGCCCAGTATGTCCTTCAGTCTTTCAAATGGTTAAAAATTGAGTCTTGGTGTCATCTAAATATTGGCATGAataatttcttttcttttttctaaaTTCTTCATTATAACTCTGTACAATCTTATCAATTTTCAAAGTGAATGTGATACAATGATGAAGGGAGAAAGAAGTTCCAAGTCTTAGGTATTTCTTGATCGGAGATTAACATAGGGTAGACATGATTGTAGCTTGTATATCGTTCATTCTAACAATCATTGGCGCTTTAGCATGAGTGCTGGTGATGGTGTTGTTTTCTTCTGTTTGATTCCTTTAAGTTTCCTTCTCTCGTGGTATATATTTTTTCCAGTAGTTTGCACATCCAGTTTCCTTGGTCGATCTTGAAGTTATGGTCATGTTATATGTTCTATTGTATTATGTGTGATCAATGTAACTAGATAAAGAAGCCATGGTTGAATCTTGATTTTGAAACTGTGCAGTGTATGGTTGTGGTTTCTTGATACTTGGTTTTTCTGGTTGGTGGATTAAGTTAGTCTTCTATTTAAATTCCAGTTTGCATATCTTAATGCCTAAGTTTTACAACCATCCAAAGCTTCCTCAACATTTTTTGCTGCATCCCTTATGATAAACAATTATTGGTTTTGTGTCTCACTGAACGTATAATCACCAAACCGGCTTCACTCCTTATGGTGGCTGCATCTGGTGAATTGTCAGTAATGGAGGTTGTGTGTTCAAGGTATCAAACTCGCGTGTTCGATGGATCTAATCTTTGTTTACTCAAGATCTTTGAGCCCCAGTCTCTTTGGCTCATCCTTTTTTTTCCTCAACTGTGTATGTCACTTTATTGGTCTTACTTGGTTCAAATCGCGTATTAACTTTGATGCAGCTTGATCACTCTCTTTTACTTGTTTTTCGGTTATTAACACACAGGTTGGGATCAGTCTCCCGTTCTACATGGAAAGCCTTTGAGATACTACTTCTGAAGTAGACGCGTTCTAAGTTATAAACAAAAATGTCAATCACTAAATTTAATATATTCGAATGTAGAGGTTGTTTGATGTTATCGGGATTAAGGACCTTCTTGTAAAGGCTTAGTAGCAGCAGCCATGCAGAAGTTCCTCAAGaaaattgtaatatttttttacaattttttttttcaaaagggttgaccccgaaAGGGACCCAtctcacatgagtcagaggtccattggctcatgcggggtTAAATCGAGAGATGTGCACGAGTTGGCAGGGACCTGAGGGAGGgaacaacatggtccaacccccagagcataccctcaaatatttcaatgatatatatatatatatatatatatatatatatatatatatatatatatatatatatatatatatatattttacaatTTTAATATAACGTATGAGAGCTACATCTtcaaaaatgttctttttttttttttataatttctcTATTATATGCATATTGAGCTATACAAGATTATTAGGCCACACGGAGTATTGTTTCAACTTTCTATATGACTATATCTAAAGGGAACGAATGCACTTACCAAAAATTACAAGTAGCAAAGATggaaattttcaaatatatgtGAGGAAAAAGTATAAATATCAGAATATAAATATCGAATTTTTATGaacaaaattattataaaaagaTAGAATTGACTCTCAAGTAATCGATTGGTAGTCAAGGCCCATTCTAGAATCGATTATTGTCCAAGTAAAAAAGAAAggtaaaacaattttttttaagtaaataaACGAACGGTTGCGATCTGTCCACCAAATCGGAGGGGGAGATCTGTCCCACACCCCAAACCACGAGTCGGTCCCTGCTTAGGGAAAAAAGCGCCTCCACCATCTTCGTCCTCCTTGTTTTGGGCATTAACCTCTGAGGCTGTTACCTTTTACCGATTGGATTTTCTTTAATTAATACCTCATTCAGTACGACTTTGTCACTTATTTTGGTTCCAGAACATCTCATCAGATCAACccgatttttttcatttttgttttGATCCACTTTACCATTATTTTTCGAAACAATCTTTCTTGATCATTTATCATACTGATTTTCTTGAAAGTAAATATTGTTCATAAGATTATTTTAGTTCTAAAGATTCAATTTTTATGGGTATTTCAGCAAGAAATTGTACTTGCACTACTCCTAAGCCATGCCAACACCTCATGGATTACAAGCTGAAATATGGCTTGAGGAATTATACTCTGGTACAGGATTTATTCAAGTTTACCACGTGTGGTAGAACAATGATGGATAAATCCAAATCAGAGGTGCCCAAGTGTAAAGTTTGTTCTGGTTGTCATGGAAGATTCTTTATGTGTTTGATCTGTTCCTCAGTGACGTGCTGTGTAGATCCTGAATCAAATCATGCCCTTTTGCATAGTGAATCTAATGGTGGCCATGAGATCGCTGTGGACATGGAAAGGGCTGAACTTTATTGTTTTGTGTGCTGTGATCAGGTGTATGATCCTGAATTTGACAAGGCTGTGGTGTGTAAACAAATGACGAGGTTTCCAAGAAGTGAAAATGGGGTCATGGGGAGTGTTGATTTGAGGCTGAGTAAAAGGAAAAGATTGGATTTGGTGGCTGATTTGGATTTAAAAAGCATGAAAAGATTGGTGGCAAAGAGAAAACAAAGCTCCAAATCTTGTTTCCCATTGGGATTGCGAGGTCTAAATAACCTTGGAAACACATGTTTTATGAACTCGGTGTTGCAGGCATTGCTTCACGCGCCACCATTGAGGAATTACTTTCTCAATGATAGGCACAACAGCGAGAGCTGCAGGAGAAGTTCAGTGAATCAATTGTGCCTGCCTTGTGATATTGATGCCATTTTTTGTGCTGTTTTTTCGGGTGATCGAACGCCTTTCAGTCCGGCTAAGTTTCTTTATAGGTCTGCCAGTGTCATTGATTTATTTCTTACATTGTAGGATTCTTGGTTGTTTTACAGTCACGATTCTATTGACTATGTTGTTGAACCATGTGAACTGTCTCTTTCTGAGCGTGCAAAGCATTTAGATTTGATATGTTTCTTtctacatacacctataatttGAATCCTCCTGTAAGGATTCTGAAAGATGCCACATGCATTAATAAGAATTGGATGAATGGTCCTTTAAATCGTGTTTAATTTGGAGCAGCACACTGTCATATACTTTTCATGTCCTTTCTTTTTATGAATTGATGCTTGTGCTTAAAGATTGTTTTCTGTAATTGATTGGAGTGGAAATTTTCTTCACTTGTAGCTGGTGGCAGCACTCAGAAAACCAAGCTTGCTATGAGCAGCAAGACGCACACGAATTCTTTATTTCAATGCTTGACAGGATCCATGAGAAATTAGGGAGAACTAATCTGGAGAACAAAGGTGACTATTTAAGAAATTTTGTGACTGCGTTCTTTATAGTTGTCCAATGATAATTGAGTTCTGGTTCAAAGATGTTTGATAGGTCATTTGGCATTCTTTAGTTGGTGCCTATTTGAAGTGAGATAGAAGTAGGGACTCCCATGATTCGACAATAAACAGGCACATACACACGGATTCAAGGGTAGCTTTGTAAATGTTTAGAAAGATTGTGTTTAAGCATCATGACTTTATATGCAATAACAAATCCAAAGTTTTGTCcccatttattatatttatttgattggAAATATTTCTTTTGTTTGCCCAGAAAATGTGGATTGCCAGTGTATTGCTCATCGAGTTTTCTCTGGGATATTGAGGTCCGATGTCACGTGTACATCCTGTGGCTTTACATCCTCAACTTATGATCCGTGTGTGGACATATCACTAGAGTTGAACATGAGCACCTCTTATGCAACTGATCTCCTTAGTAAGCCAGGCAAGCCAAACAAGACCACTGTGTCGTCCACTCTCACTGGGTGCTTGGACCTTTTTACGAGACCAGAGAAGTTAGGATCAGACCAGAAACTATTCTGTGAAAATTGTCACGAAAAACATGATGCAATGAAGCAAATGTCGATAAAAAAGCTCCCATTGGTTTTGTGCTTGCATATTAAGCGATTTGCCCACTCTCATATTCAGAAAATGTCAAGAAAAATTGACCACCATTTGCAATTCCCTTTCTCCTTTGATATGAAGCCGTATCTATCCTCTTCTATCGTCAAACAAAGATTTGGCAATAGAATCTTTCCGTTTGAGGGCGACGAATCAGATATCTCTACCGAGTTTGAGATTTTTGCCGTGGTTACTCATTCGGGGATGCTGGAATCTGGTCATTTCGTAGCTTATTTACGTCTGAAAAACCAGTGGTATAAATGCGACGATGCTTGGATAACAGAGGTGGATGAAGAGATCGTTAGAGCCTCGCAATGCTACTTGATTTTCTACGTGCAAAAAGGTCTATACCACAGAGGGAGCGAGGATCTGAGCTGCCAACCTCTGTCGCCACTGACTGACCCTTTTGTTCCTATTGCTGGCTGTTGCTAGGCGACATATCCATCAAAGAAATCTCTCGTAACGGAAATCAAGTGGTTTTTGTTGCTGATACAAGCACCCGCAGCTTTGTTTCCAGGAGATGAAGCTTTGAATGGTCGTTCCACAAGGTGCATTTCCAATATCATTGCCATCCGATCGGGCAGCATCTTTCACTGATTCTTGCAGCTAAATTCAGTTGTTGCTATTGCAGTTGACGGTAAATTATTTTCCAGGCGCTGATATTTGTTTGACTAGGAATAGGTTGTTTCTTGATTGTGAAATGGCAACCAGATATTCCTTGTTCAATTTGTGG is a genomic window of Henckelia pumila isolate YLH828 unplaced genomic scaffold, ASM3356847v2 CTG_477:::fragment_3, whole genome shotgun sequence containing:
- the LOC140872903 gene encoding probable steroid-binding protein 3; amino-acid sequence: MEFTPQQLKQYDGTDPSKPIYVAIRGRIFDVTSGKSFYGPGGAYCVFSGKDASRALAKMSKEEHDVVPSLDGLTDKEIGVLNDWEKKFEAKYPVVGRVTSA
- the LOC140872860 gene encoding ubiquitin C-terminal hydrolase 22, with protein sequence MGISARNCTCTTPKPCQHLMDYKLKYGLRNYTLVQDLFKFTTCGRTMMDKSKSEVPKCKVCSGCHGRFFMCLICSSVTCCVDPESNHALLHSESNGGHEIAVDMERAELYCFVCCDQVYDPEFDKAVVCKQMTRFPRSENGVMGSVDLRLSKRKRLDLVADLDLKSMKRLVAKRKQSSKSCFPLGLRGLNNLGNTCFMNSVLQALLHAPPLRNYFLNDRHNSESCRRSSVNQLCLPCDIDAIFCAVFSGDRTPFSPAKFLYSWWQHSENQACYEQQDAHEFFISMLDRIHEKLGRTNLENKENVDCQCIAHRVFSGILRSDVTCTSCGFTSSTYDPCVDISLELNMSTSYATDLLSKPGKPNKTTVSSTLTGCLDLFTRPEKLGSDQKLFCENCHEKHDAMKQMSIKKLPLVLCLHIKRFAHSHIQKMSRKIDHHLQFPFSFDMKPYLSSSIVKQRFGNRIFPFEGDESDISTEFEIFAVVTHSGMLESGHFVAYLRLKNQWYKCDDAWITEVDEEIVRASQCYLIFYVQKGLYHRGSEDLSCQPLSPLTDPFVPIAGCC